A genomic region of Bacillota bacterium contains the following coding sequences:
- a CDS encoding alcohol dehydrogenase catalytic domain-containing protein — MQTAERDSAAGTPHFQIPDKMRAAVLFGPNDLRVVERPVPKPGPQKVLIKVAACAICGTDLKITSHPFPGQPPYGEFIPGHEYVGTVVAVGETVDEFKVGDRVAVEAHKGCMRCENCIRGDYTA, encoded by the coding sequence ATGCAGACGGCGGAAAGGGACAGCGCCGCGGGCACCCCCCATTTCCAGATACCCGACAAGATGCGGGCAGCGGTCCTGTTCGGCCCCAACGATCTACGGGTCGTGGAGAGGCCGGTGCCGAAGCCCGGCCCCCAGAAGGTGCTGATCAAGGTGGCGGCCTGCGCCATCTGCGGCACCGATCTCAAGATCACCTCCCACCCCTTCCCCGGCCAGCCCCCATACGGGGAGTTCATACCGGGCCACGAGTACGTGGGCACCGTGGTGGCCGTGGGCGAGACGGTGGACGAGTTCAAGGTTGGAGACAGGGTCGCCGTGGAGGCCCACAAGGGGTGCATGCGCTGCGAGAACTGCATCCGCGGGGACTACACCGCC